The stretch of DNA CAACTTGTCATCGCCTTGCTGCATGGTCAGCAAGTCGTATAACATGACTGCCAGCTGATAGCTGGAAAATTTATCCATGTTTATATGCACATTGCTTGATAGATTCCCAAGATATTCGGGTGCGGCAAAAGAATAAGTAGTATTTACTTCCTGATATTTTTCCAATGTCCCATCTACTTTCAAAGGACGAATAAACTTTATGTCAGAAACCGCCAGTTGCAATTGGTCATTGACCAGAAAATTTTCTGCCTTGATGTCCGGATGGCCATAGCCTTTCCTCGCCAATAGAGCAACAAACTCTGCAACTTCCAGCGTTCTTTGTAAAGCCATGCTCGCTGAAAGCTCGGGTTCCGCTTTGGCTTTTTGGGATTGATAACGTAAAATATCGCCATTCTGGCAAAACTCAGATACGGTGATCAGATTATTGTTTCCCATTGCTGATAAAGGCGTGACCGCGCGTAAGTAATCCTGTGTAAGAAACTTGCAAATCTCTGGATCCCGGCGTAGTTGGTTAATCACTCCGGGTTTGTAATCATTCCCGTCAGCCATGCGGATTAAATAAGATTGCCCTGTTTCCAGATTGGTGGTCACCCAGTTTTTGTTATTGCCGCCCCCTTGAGGCCCCAATCGCCTAGTCTCAAAACCAGGTATAATATCCATTTGGTTGCTGGATAATTGTTTTGATAGCTCCAGCAGTGCTCCATTCTTGGGAGAGCGGGAGCCCAATAGTTCGGCTGCCACATGCCTCTGATGCTCAAGTTCAGTTTTTTTATCTTCCAGGGTTTCAAAAATATAGTTCATTTCAAAAAGAACGGCACTCAATAAAGTACGCAGCCGATGCTGGGCAACTGGCTTTCTAGTGGTTTCAGTAGGGTGGTTTAGCTGAAGCAGTAGATGACTTTTCAGTTGTTCAAGGGCATTGTAGTAACTGATCTTCGCTTGCTCACTCTCATGCTGCCCTGTACGTTGCTGATGAACCGCCAGCAGTAAGGGGTCTATTTTTTCATATAATTCATTCCTTGCAGCTAAAAAATTCCGGGGCGTTGTTTGCTTCGTCCACTCTTTAACTGTAGGAAGAGGTATAGGATGCTTCGCCAATTCCAGAACGCTCTTCTCGCCAGAAGTTCCAGGGAAAACGCTAGTTTCAAACGTTGAGAGTTCCTGCATCACCAGGTTATTTGAATACCAGTTGAGATAATTATCGATATCTTTGTCCACAAAATTGGGATCATGTTTCGTTTGCATCTCTATAAAAACTGTTTCAGATAAAGTATGTATTTGCGCCAGAAGCATAGCCTGTTCCCGCCTGTCTGATTTTTTTTGATCATACAAACGGATAAGCGAGTTCAGTGTATTTATTTCAGCCTGTTTACCGGACGTTTGGATTGGTGTGAGCATACATACTCCGATTCATTCCCTTAACTACAGTGTAGAATACGGATTCATGTTTGCTATTAATGAATACTCATCCCGGGTGTTCTGTTTTGTAACAACTGTTGATAGTCATGGGGTGCAAGATCGGCCGCCAGCTGATTATGCTCATTGCATAGATCGGTTCTTGCTCCATATTCAAGAAGTAATTCAATTAGTTTTCCATTGCTTTGCACGGCAGCTAAATGAAGAGCGGTATTGAATTTCCTGTCTTGCTTATTAACTAAATCGAAATTACCTGCCAATACCGCCCTGACTGCTTCGACATAACCTCCTGCCACGGCATAATGCAGAATAGTTTGATTGTGGAGCGTTCGATGCTCAATCATCGCCTTATTTCTTAACAAGGGCTGATATATTTTTTTTAATCCAAATAACAGGGCCAGATGCAGCAATGATTCGCCTTCTCCATTGATTGTTTGTAATGCCGACGGACTTCGCTGGAGCGCCTCCAATGCTTCATCTTCCATTTGGGCTCGCAGCAAATAAAACAGGATATTTTCACCTGCGGCATCTAATCGCTTATCAATTTCGGGCAAGGTATGGAATAACTCTCGGTAACACTCTTTTCGCATAGCTATATTGTGGCATTGTAAAGCCAGCATGATAGGCAGTTTACCTGCCATATTCGCTTGCGTGCCTGACATATTCAGTTGCAGCAGAAACCGTATAACCCGCGGATGACCATTGATTGAAGCCAGATGCAGCGCTGAATTATTAAAGCTATTCACATGTTCCAGGCATTTTTTTTTGACCTCGTTATTACTGTGCGGCCAGGCCTGCATCAGAAATCGGTCCATCCCATTTTTGGCGGCATAGCTGAATACTATCAGGGATGAGTCGAAATCAAGGGTTTCATCCAAAGCATTTTTGTTTTTTATTCGCTCATAACTTTCATACAAATGTTTAAGCGCGGTGATAGTCTGTTGGGGTTGTAAATCACTTTTAATATTTCTGCGAAAATAATTAATAATTGTTTCCAGATCACGTTCATTGATTTCATCAGGATTGATCTGCAATTGTCGAAGGCGTGTTTCCCAGCTCGCTGGTCCGAAAAAACCTTTCATAACTGTCCTGTCCTTATTGTTTAAACGAAGTATAGTCCGAAATTAGCCGCAGCGAATCATGGATAACCGAGTTGATCTTCTACGCTTCTGTCTGGTCCTTGTGGGCTCGATATTCCTTATTTCAATGAGGAAGGATAATTCATGGAATGGAGCCAGTTGCAAGTAATGCCGAATTTTTTTACAAATCCATTGTGGCAAGGTACTATTGCTGCTCACACAGGTCATTATAATGTCATTCCCGGAGACAGGGAGGCAAGTCAGGAGTGCGTATGCGAATTGTGCAATGGGTCAAATCGTTTGTTAATAAGCTGGGCGGCCGCTCTAATCTCATTGATGAACTGGATGACGACATTGAAAATAATTTAGAGAAAAATAAGCCGCCTCAAGTTGAGGGTGCAGGAGAATCCAATCCTATTCTGGATGGAGCAAAGTCTGCGCCCGGACCAGAAAAAAAGGCATCACTCTGGAGTGCATTTTCCTATTTCATTTCTTATATTTGTACTGGAAAAAATCTTCCGGACATAAGCCTTGCGCAAGTCATGAATCTGATTCAGGCGCTTGCAAATGGTTCCAGTTCTTTTTTGTTCGCCAAAATTGCCGAAGCATCGTTCACGGATGAAAAATCAATTGAAATAATGGGTGTTGAGTACTCAGTTGAGTCCCTTGTTGCAGCACTTACCTGCATCTATGCTTTAGGAGGACTTGCAAAAACACAGGCGCAAATACTTCTCACAGGGCCCCGTGCCGATACCTTTGAACGAGTGGTCACCGAAGCAACTGAAAGACAGGTAGGACTTACTCTTGAAGAGAGTATTCGGCTCGGGTCATATCCTCAGATACAGCTTATTCAAAAAAGTATGGGTATTGAGGAGCTGATCGAAGCCTTATTCGGCGAAACGCTCAGTGCCGCTGATATCGCTATTTTGGGGAGCGCGCTAATGGCAGTATTGACCCACTCTGCTGCTTTGGGAATCAGTGCCGTGTCCATTTTTACTGCCTGTGGGCTGTTTGCTGCAACCAGGGTGAATACTATAGTCGAGGCAAAATCAGAATATATACAGAAAAATAATAAAGTATGGGAATCATTTCTTGGCGCGCTGGCCAACAAGGGAATAATAGACAATTTTGATAAGAAAGCTGCCACGAGAGCGCTAGTTTCAGGGGTAAATAAAAACTTCGGTGAAACATTAGTTAAAATGGACAAAATAAAGCATAGAACCAGCCAGGGATATACCACAATCTCGAGAACAGGTATGCTCCTGGGTGCTGTTTATGCTGCCTATCAACTAAGAGAAGGAGCGCTTAGCCCTCAAAGCTTTATCTTCATCCTCGGCTATCTGAATCAATTATGCCAAATGGCCCCCGATTTTGGAGCGGCTTTCACACGTCTATTGTCTTTAATGCCAGACTTACAAACGGTCTATAGTCAATTTATAGATAACAGCAAACAGATAATAGACAAACATCCTGATGTAAAAATGGACTTAACTGAAAATGAGCATCCCGCCATTGAGTTTAAAGACATTCGCTTCAGATATCCCCAAAGTGAGGATAATGAGCAAGAGCGCAAAATATTAAGAGGGATTTCAACCAGGATCCAAAAGGGAGAGTGGGTTGCGGTTGTTAGTGCCAGTGGAGGGGGTAAAAGTACCCTTTTCAATTTGTTATTTGGCCATTCTACACCAAGTGGAGGTTCTATTTTTATTAATGGGCAGGATGTCGATGGTATAAGCCTCAGAGAGCGTCAGGCTTTCATCACGTTATTTTCTCAAAAGCCGGGATTATTTAAAGGATCAGTCAGAGAGAACATCCTGTTTGGTGCTCAGGCGCCGGTGGAAGATGTGGATACTGTAATCTTTAAGCTGGCAGAATTATTGGGTATTGATGAGCTTTTAAATCGCCTATCCAGTAAACTGGATACGGATGTGGGTGACCAGGGGCAGGGCTTATCAGGTGGCGAGCAACAAAAGATTGCTATCCTTCGCGGCTTAATGAAAAATAGGGACGGTATTTTTCTCCTGGATGAAATTACATCCGCCCTGGATGCTACCTCAGCAAGAAAAGTGATGGAAGCCTTTAAGCAATATTTCAAGCCCTATGCGGCTTTGATGATTACACACGAATTAAGCGAAGCCAGAGACTTTGCCGATCGGATTATTGTAATCGACGGCGGAAGGGTCATAGCTGAGGGAACCCATGATGAGTTAATAGGAAATTGTCAATTTTACCGTGAGTTATGGAAGGCGGCCAATAAAGAGGATGCTGCCTCAGGCTCTTATAAAAAGATGACTGCAAAATTGGGAGTGGGTGCTAAAAGGGAACCCGAGGATATTGAAATTGAGATCGATGTGCATAGGGGAAGCCCTTTACAGACTCTTCGCAAACAGAGGAAGATAGTGAAGGAAGAGCATACTGCCAGCAGTTCAAGCACCATTACCCCCTCTTAAGGCCCAGGTATCAACACATCTCTGAAAACAGAGTCAGCTCCTCGCTTCTACGTACCCCTAAGAGCCTATGTACCCCGCTTTATGCGGGGTATCCATAACAAGGGTAGTGAATTTTAAAATGCTTTTGCCATCAGAGGCATTACCTGGATCGCGCATAAAGCGCGGTACGTAGGGGGATGTAGAAAGCTATGCTCTTTAGCGGCTGTAAATCCTGGATTACCAGGGCTTACAGTCGATTGAAAAAGGTGAGGGATTAAAGTTTGTCAGCTTCTCCTCTGCCCGTTCTTCGCCTTGCTCAAGATCGTTGTTCTTCAAATCAGGCTTGGGTTCCATTGCCAATGGCGATGAAACTAACCCCTTCTTTTCCTCGCGCGACTTCTCATTGATTGCTGCCGGTCTCGGGGTCGGTAAGAGATTGTTCGCCAACTGCTGAATAAATGCATCGTATAAAGAACGAGTAGGGAGATTGATACGCAGGGAGAGTATATTTTTCTTCGTGTCTTCAACCAGATGGATGCAATCGCCGCCCAAATGCTGTTGATTTTTAAATGAATTGAACTCTTTAACAATTGCGACCATAAATTTTTTTAATTCGTTTCTTTGCTTTTCAGATAGAGTATCCGGGTCGCATTGCAGCTTGATAGTCAGCGTCATCGATTCAGGATCATTATTGACCAGCAATAAGCCTTGCTCGATCAACTCAGCAATGATCTCGGGATCAAATAATTCGTCATCTGATTCAGATTCGTCGATATTCTCTATTGGATTAAACTCAACCAGGAAATCTTCATCATCGGCTAAGGGAGATAAGTTTGTCAGGGATAACTCAAGGCTTTGGCTGCTGGCATTCTCTGATGACTCTTCAGCCCCACCGCCACCACCACCGCCTCCGCCATGGCCAAAACAACGGGGAGTTGGCGCAATTTCTTTAAAACAGGTCTTGCAGCGTACTTTGGCTGACTCCGCAGCCGCTTCTTTATCTTCTTCACTTTTCCTGAATCGTTGTAAAATCATGGTAATGGAGGAGCTTGAGGCGTTTTCGCTCAGGTTAGCTGTCGTCTTTTGTTGGGCTTCTGGCATAGGGCATCCTGAATGAAATTAATGGGCAATGTTTGAAATTATATTTAAAAAGCCAATGCAACTTCAGAGGAGCCGTAGAATTTTACAATATCTTTACGTGACCAGGTTAGTTTGTACTCTCCTCTTTTTGAAGAATAACCAGACGGGTCAACAGTGGTTTACCGTCCTGCTTTCTGCTGGCTATTTCTTCTTGTTTGATCCAGCGAAAATGAGATCTTGAGGCTAATTGCTTT from Legionella quinlivanii encodes:
- a CDS encoding protein kinase domain-containing protein — translated: MLTPIQTSGKQAEINTLNSLIRLYDQKKSDRREQAMLLAQIHTLSETVFIEMQTKHDPNFVDKDIDNYLNWYSNNLVMQELSTFETSVFPGTSGEKSVLELAKHPIPLPTVKEWTKQTTPRNFLAARNELYEKIDPLLLAVHQQRTGQHESEQAKISYYNALEQLKSHLLLQLNHPTETTRKPVAQHRLRTLLSAVLFEMNYIFETLEDKKTELEHQRHVAAELLGSRSPKNGALLELSKQLSSNQMDIIPGFETRRLGPQGGGNNKNWVTTNLETGQSYLIRMADGNDYKPGVINQLRRDPEICKFLTQDYLRAVTPLSAMGNNNLITVSEFCQNGDILRYQSQKAKAEPELSASMALQRTLEVAEFVALLARKGYGHPDIKAENFLVNDQLQLAVSDIKFIRPLKVDGTLEKYQEVNTTYSFAAPEYLGNLSSNVHINMDKFSSYQLAVMLYDLLTMQQGDDKLSWASKLQLAGCDATVSNTADALDFSAEIFQTAQGKAARELIQMSLQANPEVRPGVDDFMSRLKQISLVQQSQNADDLPAVMKPTTAPASLSMKENLNHLKNQAAEQGLSYGHSNKTM
- a CDS encoding ankyrin repeat domain-containing protein; translated protein: MKGFFGPASWETRLRQLQINPDEINERDLETIINYFRRNIKSDLQPQQTITALKHLYESYERIKNKNALDETLDFDSSLIVFSYAAKNGMDRFLMQAWPHSNNEVKKKCLEHVNSFNNSALHLASINGHPRVIRFLLQLNMSGTQANMAGKLPIMLALQCHNIAMRKECYRELFHTLPEIDKRLDAAGENILFYLLRAQMEDEALEALQRSPSALQTINGEGESLLHLALLFGLKKIYQPLLRNKAMIEHRTLHNQTILHYAVAGGYVEAVRAVLAGNFDLVNKQDRKFNTALHLAAVQSNGKLIELLLEYGARTDLCNEHNQLAADLAPHDYQQLLQNRTPGMSIH
- a CDS encoding ATP-binding cassette domain-containing protein is translated as MRIVQWVKSFVNKLGGRSNLIDELDDDIENNLEKNKPPQVEGAGESNPILDGAKSAPGPEKKASLWSAFSYFISYICTGKNLPDISLAQVMNLIQALANGSSSFLFAKIAEASFTDEKSIEIMGVEYSVESLVAALTCIYALGGLAKTQAQILLTGPRADTFERVVTEATERQVGLTLEESIRLGSYPQIQLIQKSMGIEELIEALFGETLSAADIAILGSALMAVLTHSAALGISAVSIFTACGLFAATRVNTIVEAKSEYIQKNNKVWESFLGALANKGIIDNFDKKAATRALVSGVNKNFGETLVKMDKIKHRTSQGYTTISRTGMLLGAVYAAYQLREGALSPQSFIFILGYLNQLCQMAPDFGAAFTRLLSLMPDLQTVYSQFIDNSKQIIDKHPDVKMDLTENEHPAIEFKDIRFRYPQSEDNEQERKILRGISTRIQKGEWVAVVSASGGGKSTLFNLLFGHSTPSGGSIFINGQDVDGISLRERQAFITLFSQKPGLFKGSVRENILFGAQAPVEDVDTVIFKLAELLGIDELLNRLSSKLDTDVGDQGQGLSGGEQQKIAILRGLMKNRDGIFLLDEITSALDATSARKVMEAFKQYFKPYAALMITHELSEARDFADRIIVIDGGRVIAEGTHDELIGNCQFYRELWKAANKEDAASGSYKKMTAKLGVGAKREPEDIEIEIDVHRGSPLQTLRKQRKIVKEEHTASSSSTITPS